CGAAACATGCAGCTCGGCCCCGGTGACACCCAGGCCGATCGGCACATCCGACCCGGTGTCCGTGCCGGCGTCGAACTCGTGGTACGTGACCGCTACGGCGGCCTCGGTCGGCCCGTACCGGTTGAACACCCGTACCGCGGGCAACAGTTCGGCGACCCGGCGTGCCGTTGACGTCGGCAGCCGGTCCCCGCCGCTGATCAGGTACCGCAGGCTGCGGGCTTCCCTCAAGCGCGGCTCGTCGAGCAGCAACGGCAGAATTGCCGGGGGAGCCGGACCGCGGTGATCTCCTGCTCGACCAGCGCGGTGGCGATGGCGAGCGGGTCCAGATGGTCGCCCTCGGCGACCGAGACCACCGTGGCACCCGCCCGGAGCGGCCAGAAGAAGTCGGTCAGCGAGGCGTCGAACGTGTAGGGCGCCACCTGCAACAGCCGGTCACCCGGCCCGAGCGGCAGCCGCTCGGCGAGCCAGTCCAGATGCGGCGTCAGGTTGCGGTGTTCGACGACCACGCCCTTGGGCGCGCCGGACGAGCCCGAGGTGTAGATGACGTAAGCGGGATCCTCCGGGGAGCCGGCCACGGCCGGTCCGTGCTCCCCGCCCACGTCCCCGTCCGCGTCCACGCCGAGTGTGCGGACACCGTCGTGCCGGAACCGGGCCGCGGTCGCGTCGTGCACCAGCACCGCGGCCGGCGCGCAGTCCGTCAGTATCCGTGCCAGCCGAGGAGCGGGTTCCGCCAGACTCATGGGCACGAACGCCGCGCCGGCCCGCAGCGCACCCAGCATCGCGACAGCCATGTCGGCCCCGCGCTCCAGGAACAGCGCGACCCGCTCACCAGGGCCCGCGCCCGCTTCGGCCAGCCGTCTCGCCAGCCGCCCCGACCGCTCCTCCAGCTCCTGGTAGGTCAGCGACGTGCCGTCACTGTCGAGCCAGGCCGTAGCCGCCTGCGCTCCACCGAGAACCTGGGCGTGCAACAAACCCTCGTCCGACATGCTCATCCCCCGCGGGTGGATCACTCAAAGTGGATCAGTCAAAGTCGCTCGATCGGATCACAGCAGGAGAGACCTAGTCAATAAACGATCATCAAAAGCTCCTGGCTGGATGGTCGTTGGCGGCCTTCGTGTCGCACACAACAATGCCCTGCTCACAGCCGGGTTGTAACATGATCACAGGTTCGGGGGGGTCCCCTGATCGCGCAGGGTTGCACCGCCGCCGAGAACGTCTGTCCGGGGCCGCGTGCCCTTGCGGACCGGCCTGCGGACAGGGTGTCTGCGCAGGCATCTCACGCCGCGAAATGAGGAGAAGCCGCGCTCATGGACTCCGTGTCGAGGATGTCGCCGCCCGATGTCGCCGCCGCAGATGCGCCCCTGGCGATGTCCGCTTTCCAACGGCGCATCTGGCTGGCCGAGTTGATCGATCCTGACGTGCGCAACCACGTGCCGCTCGCCTGGGAGGTGGCGGGCCGCCTGGACCCCGGTCGGCTGCGCGCCGCGCTGGGCCAACTGGTGGCCGCGCACGAGATACTCCGCACCCGTTTCATCGAAGACGACAACGGGCTGTCGGTGCGGCTGCGCGAACCGTGGCTGCCGGAGCTGGAGGTACTCGACCTGCGCGAGGCTCCCGACGGCATGATGGACTGGCTGGACGCTGGCGTTCGCCGGCCGTTCGACCTCGAATCCGGACAACTGCTGCGCGCCGCCCTCGGCGAGCTGGGCGACGATCGGCAGGTGCTGCTTCTGTGCCTGCATCACCTGGTCATCGACGGGGAGTCGGTCCCCCTCCTGCTCGCGGAACTCGACCGCCACTACACCACGCCGGACAGGCCGCGACCGGTCGTCCAGTACCGGGAGTTCGCCGCCTTCCAGCAGCGTCAGCGTGATACCGACGCCTGGAACACCGACCTGCTGTACTGGGAGTCCACGCTGCAGGGAGCGTCCCCGGACACACCACTGCCCGTACCGGAGCGACCGGAGCCGAACGGGGCGTTCCAGGTCTCGCTGCCCGCAGGGCTGCTGGACTCGCTTCAGAAAGTGCAGTCCGAGCGCCGCGTCAGCTGGTTCATGGTGGCCGCCACCGCCCTGGCGGTAACCCTGCACCGGTGGGCCGGCCTGGATGACATCACCTTCGGTTCCCCGACGGCGAACCGGGACGAGCCCCCGTTCGCCGAACTGCTCGGTCCGTGCCTGAATACCGTGGTGCTGCGCTCCCGGGTGACCTCGGACAGCACGCTGCTGGACGCGTTGATGCAGATGCGCGACCAGGCCCTGGACGCGCTGGAGCACCAGAGCGTCGAGTTCGACGATGTGGTCGCCCGGCTGAAGCCGCCCCGGCACTTCGGACGCACCCCCTACACCAACGTCACGTTGAACATGAACCTGCTGGACGACCACGCCGCCGATCTGGACGGCACGCGGCTGACACCGGTTCTGGACGACTCGCTGCGCAGCAACTACGCCAAGTTCGGCCTGACAACGACGATGGCGCAACGAGACGGCCGGCTGATCGCGCTGATGGCCTATCGCGGAGACCAGCTCAGCGCCTCTCACGCCCAGGAACTGGCTGCCGAGTTCGCCGATGTGCTGACCGGCTTCCCGCAGGCCCTGAACGAGCCGGTCATGTCCCCCGGAACGGGTCGACGCCGGTGAGACGACGGACCATGACGTGGGTCATCGCGCGGGAGGCCGAGGAGACCCGGCGGTGCGCGTAGTCGCGGACTGAGCTTCCGGGCTGTGTGAGAGGCGCTGCTCGGTTCGTTGCCCACCTCGCGCGACGCGAGGGCGTGTTCCAGAGGGGGCAGGAGCCCTCGCCGGTGGAGATCGTCGTCAGGCCGGTGCCCCGCAGCCGCTCCGGCGCATCAGGCGTTCGTCCCGCTTGCGGCCCACACCGTCACCGCCTCTCCGAAGCCCCCTGGCCGAACTCTTCAGCGCGCGTCCTGGCCGCTGTCCGCAAGGGATTCGCGCAGTGCGTCGGCGAGCGCGGTCGCGGAGGCACCGGGCACGATCGCGGGATCGTGGTCGATGCGCAGCGACAACTCCTCACCGTCGTGGAGGGCCGAAACGACCACTGGCTCGTGGGCCCTGTGGCCCGACACATAGAGGAACCGGCCGGGCTCGCCCTCCAGTATCGGCGCCGGGCGGCGTGTGCGGTCGATGAGGGTCAGCACGAGATCGAGGTGGCCGGTCCACGGCGCCTGGCACGCCCTGGCCGCCCGGACGACTTCGTCGAACGGGGTGTCGATGAATTCGAGGTCCTCCAGCCAGCTCTCGCGGATGCCGTCGTGCTGCGGGTGGGCCAGCACCGTGTTGATAAAGCACCCGACCACGCCCGCCCCGTCCTGGCCGCCCCAGGTATAGGCGACCGGTGCGGCTCCCGCCGTACGGGCGAGCGCCTCGTGGCAGCCGGCCAGCACTGCCGGGAACGGCCGGAGCGCGGCCGGTCCCGACAACGTGAGGTGCTGCCAGACCGAGGCGCTGGGGCCGGGTTCGTACATGCCCGTGCCCCACAGGCCGGGCCCCGCGTCGCGTACCCGCGCTGTCCAGTGCTCCAGCGCCTCCGGCCCGCTGGCCTCGTGCTCCCTGTCCAGTTGTTGCTCCACTGCTTCGCGGTAGCGGCGCAGTTCGGTGGCGGACCCGGAGTCCGGCTCGTGTGCCGGGCTGTGGTAGGCGGACATCAGCTCGTCCACCACCAGCCCGGTGGACTCCCCGTCGCAGATCAGGTGGTCGAAGCCGATGGCCAACAGATCCCGCCGCTCGTCCCTGGCCAGGAGCACCCGGAACGAGCCCAGCCCGGTGGGCCAGTGGTCCAGGGCGGCCCACAGAGCGCGCTCGGTGTCCGGGGCTGTGATCTCCCGCACGATCGGGGAGTCGGGAAGGGGGTCTATCCGCAGTACCGGCACGCCTCCGGCGGTGTCCGCGGCACCGCGCAGGGCCGGATGCCTCAGCAGGACCGATCGCGCTGCCTGCTCCAGGCGGTGGGCCGACAGCAAGCCGGGCGGGAATTCCAGGAAGACCGGCAGGATCTGCGCCCGGCCGTGCGGGTCGGTGGACCTGGAGTGGTGGAACCTCCGCTGCGCGCCGGTCAGCGGCATCAGCTCGTCGACTCCGTTGTGGACGTTCGCGTAGTGCTTGAGGTAGGTCCTGGTGATGCTGCGGTGCACAGCATGCCTCCACTGTGTTCTGTTTCCACGCCGGCCTGTTGTCCGCCCCGAAGGGGGGCCGCCGGCGTCCTGCCGAAAGCGATCCAGCTCGGGCAGGTCGACGTACCTGCCCGAGCTGGATCGCGCTGAATGCCCTTGGCCGGGGCGGTCGTTGCGGGAACGTCCGCCGTTCAAGGGCGGTTGCAGCGGCTCAGGGCCCCTGCTGGGTCTCTCATCGGTTCATGACTCGCTTGGCTCGCGCCAGATTGGACGGCTCGGACCGGACGGCTCGGATCAGATCGGACCGGACCGTGTCGGTGAGCAGTCCGACCAGGCCCTCGGTGTCCTGCCGTGTGTGGAAGTGACCTCCTGGCCGCACGGACGACGCGAAGCCTCCGTCGGTCTGGTCGCGCCATCCCGCCGTCCACGCCTCGCCGTTCGGCTCCGCGTCACCGACGATGGCGGTGATGGGACTGCGCAGCCGGGGGCCCGGCACGTACTCGTAGGTTTCCAGTACCTGGAGATCGGCGCGGTAGCAGGCCAGCGCGGCGGTGAGCAGTTCCTTGTCGGACGTGGTCGCCGCAGGCAGCGGGCCCCAGTTCCGTTCGATCTCGGCATGCAGCTCGGCGTCGTCAAGCAGGTGCAGCGACCGGGACTTGGTGAGCCGTGGCGGGGCCGGACACGACGAGACGAAGAGCCGCAGTGGCTTCGGTTGCAGGGCCCGGGCCACTTCGAACGCGACCAGCGCGCCCATGCTGTGTCCGAACAGGGCGAACGGCGGGGTGAACTCCACCTGCGCGAGGATCTCGCCGACCAGTTCCGGCATCGAGGTCAGCGCCGGTTGCTTGAGGTCGTGGGCCCTGCCAGGTGGCTGGATGGCCGCCAGGCGCAAGCCGAGGGTGTGTGCCACCCACCGCGCGTACTCCCCGCCCGCCCCGCCTGCGTGCGGGAAGCAGTACAGGGTGGCGACGGAGGCGTGCGGTGCCGGGCGTGTGATCACACGTATGTCAGCCACGAGGCGCCGCCGGGACGTCGCGCATCTGCTCTTCGATCAGTGCGGTGAGTTCGCGCACCGACGGCGCGAGGTACATCGCGCGGATTTCCATTTCCACCGGCAGCAGTTGCTCGAGCTGGCCCAGCAGCTCGTGCGCGACCAGCGAGTCCCCGCCGAGGTCGAAGAAGCTCTCGTCCGGGTCGACGCTGGGCAGGCCGAGCATCTGGCCGAACAGCCTGGACACCGTCTGTTCGGTGTCCACCACGGCGTCCGCAGCGGGTCCGGCGTCCGCGGTGGGTGCGGTGGGCGCCGACGGCTGTGCGGTGGGCCCGGCCTCCAGCAGGTAGCGCTGCCGCTGGAACGGGTAGCTGGGCAGGGTCACCCTGCGCGGCTGCTCCGCGTGGGCTTGCGCCCAGTCGACCGGCAGCCCGGCGAGCCAGAGTTCGCCCAGTGCTGCCAGCGGGTCGGTGACCGTGATGGTGACGTGGTCCGGCGTCCACTGCGGCTGCTCGCGCAGCCGTGCGGGAAGCCGCGAGTCGCCGATCTCCAGGAACACCCGGCCCGGAGTGTCCAGAGCGGCCTGGAGCTGGGCGTCGCTGCTGTCTGGTGTAAGGGTGAGATCCGGCTTCAGGCCGAGCGCCGTCCAGCGCTGTACCGCTTGCCAAGAGGCCGTCTCGGACACCAGCAGGGCCACGGCTCGTCCGTCCCGGGCGTGGTCACCGGAGATCAGTCGGCCGGGCTCGTTCCCGCCGAGCACCCGCAGCGCGTCCTGCGTGTCCCGTACCACCGCGTAGCGGCGGTAGCCGTGCAGCCGTCGGCCGACTTGCAGCGTCCACGCCACATCCCGCAGGTCGGATTCGGGGTGGTCGGTCAGATGGCCGGCGATACGTTTCGTCAGTTCGTCCAGGGCGGCGGGAGTGTGGGCGGACAGCACCAGTACCTGGTCCTGCGTGCTTTGTTCCCGGGCCTGCGGCGCCGGCGGCTGCTCCAGCACGACGTGCGCGTTGCCGCCGCCCAGGCCGCGTGCGGTGACGCCCGCCCGGCGCGGCAGCCCGGCAGGCTCCCACGGCGTGGGTTCGGTCACGACGGCGAACGGGCCCGCCGCGAAGTCGATGTCCGGGTTCGGTTCGCTGTAGTTCAGGCTCGGGGGGATGACCCCGTGTTCCAC
Above is a window of Streptomyces sp. DT2A-34 DNA encoding:
- a CDS encoding AMP-binding protein, which produces MSDEGLLHAQVLGGAQAATAWLDSDGTSLTYQELEERSGRLARRLAEAGAGPGERVALFLERGADMAVAMLGALRAGAAFVPMSLAEPAPRLARILTDCAPAAVLVHDATAARFRHDGVRTLGVDADGDVGGEHGPAVAGSPEDPAYVIYTSGSSGAPKGVVVEHRNLTPHLDWLAERLPLGPGDRLLQVAPYTFDASLTDFFWPLRAGATVVSVAEGDHLDPLAIATALVEQEITAVRLPRQFCRCCSTSRA
- a CDS encoding condensation domain-containing protein, with protein sequence MHRSITRTYLKHYANVHNGVDELMPLTGAQRRFHHSRSTDPHGRAQILPVFLEFPPGLLSAHRLEQAARSVLLRHPALRGAADTAGGVPVLRIDPLPDSPIVREITAPDTERALWAALDHWPTGLGSFRVLLARDERRDLLAIGFDHLICDGESTGLVVDELMSAYHSPAHEPDSGSATELRRYREAVEQQLDREHEASGPEALEHWTARVRDAGPGLWGTGMYEPGPSASVWQHLTLSGPAALRPFPAVLAGCHEALARTAGAAPVAYTWGGQDGAGVVGCFINTVLAHPQHDGIRESWLEDLEFIDTPFDEVVRAARACQAPWTGHLDLVLTLIDRTRRPAPILEGEPGRFLYVSGHRAHEPVVVSALHDGEELSLRIDHDPAIVPGASATALADALRESLADSGQDAR
- a CDS encoding condensation domain-containing protein codes for the protein MDSVSRMSPPDVAAADAPLAMSAFQRRIWLAELIDPDVRNHVPLAWEVAGRLDPGRLRAALGQLVAAHEILRTRFIEDDNGLSVRLREPWLPELEVLDLREAPDGMMDWLDAGVRRPFDLESGQLLRAALGELGDDRQVLLLCLHHLVIDGESVPLLLAELDRHYTTPDRPRPVVQYREFAAFQQRQRDTDAWNTDLLYWESTLQGASPDTPLPVPERPEPNGAFQVSLPAGLLDSLQKVQSERRVSWFMVAATALAVTLHRWAGLDDITFGSPTANRDEPPFAELLGPCLNTVVLRSRVTSDSTLLDALMQMRDQALDALEHQSVEFDDVVARLKPPRHFGRTPYTNVTLNMNLLDDHAADLDGTRLTPVLDDSLRSNYAKFGLTTTMAQRDGRLIALMAYRGDQLSASHAQELAAEFADVLTGFPQALNEPVMSPGTGRRR
- a CDS encoding thioesterase II family protein, with product MADIRVITRPAPHASVATLYCFPHAGGAGGEYARWVAHTLGLRLAAIQPPGRAHDLKQPALTSMPELVGEILAQVEFTPPFALFGHSMGALVAFEVARALQPKPLRLFVSSCPAPPRLTKSRSLHLLDDAELHAEIERNWGPLPAATTSDKELLTAALACYRADLQVLETYEYVPGPRLRSPITAIVGDAEPNGEAWTAGWRDQTDGGFASSVRPGGHFHTRQDTEGLVGLLTDTVRSDLIRAVRSEPSNLARAKRVMNR